A genome region from Carya illinoinensis cultivar Pawnee chromosome 2, C.illinoinensisPawnee_v1, whole genome shotgun sequence includes the following:
- the LOC122300897 gene encoding protein TIFY 10A-like isoform X2, producing the protein MSNPRKAPEKSNFAQRCNLLSQYFKEKGSFGDLGLGMSRQFESKETPETSLPAATTLDLLKNIENSTDQALKQNGAVAPSNAQPKDFLLQLGCFGPQNAIDNIAANRTDVTDLSTKPEIKEPEALLTKEKKPEATPQMTKQKEPEATAQMTKQKEPEATAQMTIFYAGEVHVLNDFPADKAREIMALASKGCSSISRGSTFTSGGKNLRSSGCSTAPESSSVAMHKKNTTQGPRLQAAGSDLPIARRASLHRFLDKRKDRAAAKAPYQVKPPSEASPDSEERNDIVTAWFGHEDQSSKHFDLNL; encoded by the exons ATGTCGAATCCCAGAAAGGCACCGGAGAAGTCCAATTTTGCACAGAGATGCAATCTCTTGAGCCAGTACTTTAAGGAGAAAGGAAGTTTTGGAGATCTTGGCCTCGGGATGAGCAGGCAATTTGAATCCAAAG AAACTCCCGAAACATCTCTGCCGGCGGCAACCACTCTGGATTTATTGAAAAACATCGAGAATTCAACTGATCAGGCTTTGAAACAAAACGGTGCCGTGGCTCCCTCAAATGCGCAACCCAAGGATTTCCTTCTACAGCTTGGTTGTTTTGGCCCCCAAAACGCGATCGACAATATCGCTGCTAATAGGACTGATGTCACTGATCTCAG TACGAAACCGGAAATCAAGGAGCCTGAAGCATTAttgacaaaagaaaagaagcccGAAGCAACACCTCAGATGACAAAACAAAAGGAGCCTGAAGCAACAGCACAGATGACAAAACAAAAGGAGCCTGAAGCGACAGCCCAGATGACAATATTTTATGCCGGCGAAGTACACGTACTGAACGATTTCCCGGCGGACAAGGCAAGGGAGATCATGGCCTTGGCCAGCAAGGGATGCTCTAGCATTTCAAGAGGCTCTACGTTTACTTCTGGCGGGAAAAATCTTAGATCATCAGGATGTTCTACGGCTCCCGAATCAAGTTCTGTAGCCATGCACAAAAAGAATACCACCCAAGGACCCCGTCTGCAAGCTGCTGGTTCTG ATCTTCCGATTGCAAGGAGGGCTTCGCTTCACCGGTTCCTTGACAAGAGGAAAGATAG GGCTGCGGCAAAAGCACCGTATCAAGTGAAACCACCTTCCGAAGCCTCTCCAGATTCCGAGGAAAGGAATGATATAGTGACTGCATGGTTTGGGCATGAAGATCAATCTTCAAAACATTTTGATCTTAACTTATAG
- the LOC122300897 gene encoding protein TIFY 10A-like isoform X1 encodes MSNPRKAPEKSNFAQRCNLLSQYFKEKGSFGDLGLGMSRQFESKETPETSLPAATTLDLLKNIENSTDQALKQNGAVAPSNAQPKDFLLQLGCFGPQNAIDNIAANRTDVTDLSSTKPEIKEPEALLTKEKKPEATPQMTKQKEPEATAQMTKQKEPEATAQMTIFYAGEVHVLNDFPADKAREIMALASKGCSSISRGSTFTSGGKNLRSSGCSTAPESSSVAMHKKNTTQGPRLQAAGSDLPIARRASLHRFLDKRKDRAAAKAPYQVKPPSEASPDSEERNDIVTAWFGHEDQSSKHFDLNL; translated from the exons ATGTCGAATCCCAGAAAGGCACCGGAGAAGTCCAATTTTGCACAGAGATGCAATCTCTTGAGCCAGTACTTTAAGGAGAAAGGAAGTTTTGGAGATCTTGGCCTCGGGATGAGCAGGCAATTTGAATCCAAAG AAACTCCCGAAACATCTCTGCCGGCGGCAACCACTCTGGATTTATTGAAAAACATCGAGAATTCAACTGATCAGGCTTTGAAACAAAACGGTGCCGTGGCTCCCTCAAATGCGCAACCCAAGGATTTCCTTCTACAGCTTGGTTGTTTTGGCCCCCAAAACGCGATCGACAATATCGCTGCTAATAGGACTGATGTCACTGATCTCAG CAGTACGAAACCGGAAATCAAGGAGCCTGAAGCATTAttgacaaaagaaaagaagcccGAAGCAACACCTCAGATGACAAAACAAAAGGAGCCTGAAGCAACAGCACAGATGACAAAACAAAAGGAGCCTGAAGCGACAGCCCAGATGACAATATTTTATGCCGGCGAAGTACACGTACTGAACGATTTCCCGGCGGACAAGGCAAGGGAGATCATGGCCTTGGCCAGCAAGGGATGCTCTAGCATTTCAAGAGGCTCTACGTTTACTTCTGGCGGGAAAAATCTTAGATCATCAGGATGTTCTACGGCTCCCGAATCAAGTTCTGTAGCCATGCACAAAAAGAATACCACCCAAGGACCCCGTCTGCAAGCTGCTGGTTCTG ATCTTCCGATTGCAAGGAGGGCTTCGCTTCACCGGTTCCTTGACAAGAGGAAAGATAG GGCTGCGGCAAAAGCACCGTATCAAGTGAAACCACCTTCCGAAGCCTCTCCAGATTCCGAGGAAAGGAATGATATAGTGACTGCATGGTTTGGGCATGAAGATCAATCTTCAAAACATTTTGATCTTAACTTATAG